GGCCGCCGAAATCAACGTCACCCCGGACCGCGGCTACGCGTTCTCGATCCGCGGCGTGGCCCGGGAGTACGCCCACGCCACCGGCACGCCCTTCACCGACCCGGCGTCCAAGGTGCAGGCGCCCGCGGACCTCACCGGCGGCTACGGCGTCAAGCTCAACGACGACGCGCCGATCTACGGCAAGCCCGGCTGTGACCGTTTCGTGGCACGCACCGTCCGCGGAGTCGACGCCACCCGGCCGACCCCGCCGTGGATGAGCTCCCGGCTCCGGCTCGCCGGCATCCGGTCCATCTCGTTGCCGGTGGACATCTCCAACTACGTCATGCTGGAACTCGGGCAGCCCACCCACTGCTACGACCTCGACACGCTGTCCGGCGACATTGTGGTGCGGCGTGCGGTGGCCGGGGAGAAGATCACCACGCTGGACGCCAAGGAACGCACCCTCGACGCCGAGGACCTCCTCATCACCGACGGTTCCGGCGCGATCGGCATCGCCGGTGTGATGGGCGGCGCCGCCACCGAGGTGTCCGACGCCACCACCAACGTCCTGATCGAGGCCGCGCACTTCGACGAAGTGTCGATCGCACGCTCCCGCCGCCGCCACAAACTGCCGTCCGAGGCCTCCAAGCGCTTCGAACGCGGCGTCGACTGGCACATCGCCCCGGTGGCCGCCCAGCGGGTCGTCGACCTCCTGGTCGAGCTCGCCGGCGGCACCGCCGTGGCCGAGGGGACCGACGTCGGCACCGCACCGGACGCCGTCGCCGTCGAACTGCCCGCGGCCTTCGCCGCGGAGCGGATCGGCATCGACTTCACCGAGGACCAGATCCTGACCTCGCTGCAGGATCTCGGCGCCGTCGTCGAGAAGACCGGCACCGGCTACGCCGTGACGGCCCCGAGCTGGCGCACCGACCTGGAAACCAAGGAGGACCTCTCCGAGGAGATCGCCCGCCTGGTCGGCTATGACAAGATCCCCGCCACCCTGCCCGTGGCCCCTCCGGGCCGCGGACTGACCCGCGTGCAGCAGCAGCGCCGCCGGCTCGTCCAGGCCCTGGCGGACGCCGGCCTCACCGAAGTGCTGGCCTACCCGTTTGTCTCCAAGGCCGCCAACGACACCTTCGGGACCCCCGAGGCCGGCGCGGAGCGAAAAGCGCTCAAGCTGGCCAACCCGATCAGCGAAGAGCACGGCTACCTGCGGACCTCCATCCTGCCGGGCCTGATCGAGGTCGCCAAGCGCAACCACTCCCGTGGCTTCCGCGACCTCGCGCTGTTCGAGTCCGGGCTCGTCTTCCTGCCCGGGGACACGCTGGGCACGGCCTCCATCCCGCCGCTGGGCGCCAAGCCCGCCGACGAGGTGCTGGACGGACTGTACGACGGCGTCCCGGACCAGCCGTTGTACCTCGCCGCGGTGCTGACCGGCCACGATTCGCCTGCCGCACCGGCGCATGCGCCCCGCGCCTGGGACTGGGCTGACGCGCTGGACATCGCCCGGCTCGCCGGCGACGTCCTCGGCGTCGAGATCGTCATCAGCCAGGGCCAGCACCAGGCCTTCCACCCGGGACGGGCCGCGCAGCTGGCGCTCCGCAACGGCGAGGTCCTGGGCTACGCCGGCGAACTGCACCCGAAGCTGCTCGCGGCGCACGACATGCCGGCCCGCTCAGTGGCGCTGGAACTGAACGCCGACGCACTGTTCGAAGCCGCCGCCGACGTGATCGTCGCCCGGCACATCTCCACCTACCCGGTGGCCACCCAGGACGTCGCCCTCGTGGTGGCGGCCGAGGTTGCCGCGGACGAGGTGCTGGCCGCCCTGCGTGACGGTGCAGGGGAGCTGCTCGAGGACGTCGCACTGTTCGACGTATATGCGGGAAAGGGCATCGAAGAGGGCAAGAAGTCGCTGGCCTTCAACCTGCGCTTCCGCGCCGATGACCGGACGCTGACCGCGGACGAGGCCTCGGCGGCCCGGGACAGCGCGGTTGCCGCCGCCCATGAGCGGTTCGGTGCGGTCCAGCGCTAACGGCACATAGCCTCCGGAGCTAAACACCGGCGGTAAACATAGGAGGGCGGGATATGACGTCGCAGCTGATGGTGCGGTCGGTCCCGCCCTTCCGCGTTCCCGGCGCCGCGGAAGTTCCCGGCGCCACGGGGTCCCTGGAGGCGGCAGCCCATGGGCTGTTGGACGACGTCGAACTCGGCCGTGCGCGGGCGCTGGAACCCCGTCCGCGGCAGGACTTCCTGGCCGGCCGGCTGGCGCTGCGGCGCTTTGCGGCGGAACTGCTGGGTGTGCCGGCGGCGGACCTCCGGGCGGCCTATAACTGTCCGCAGTGCGGCCCCGGTAGTCCGCACGGCCGGCCCGGCTACACGCTGCATGGCGTGCCGGTGCCGCTGCTGCTGAGCCTCTCGCGGAGCGCGGGCTGGGTCCTGCTGGCAGCGGTGCCGGATCCTGCGCCGGGACTCCGGCTCGGCGTCGACGTGCAGGACCCTGCGGGCACGGACTTTGCCGGCTTCGACGAGCTGGTGCTCGGCCCGGCCGAACGCGCGAGCCTGCGCAGCCTGGCCGGCGCCGAGCTGTTGGCCGAACGTGCCCGGCTCTGGGCCCGTAAGGAGGCCTGGCTCAAGCTGTGCGGTACCGGGCTGCGGACCGCGCCGGACAGCGTGGAGGTGCTTGGGCACCCCGGCATCAGGGACCTGCCGCCCGCCGAATCCGGGCTCCCCGCGCATTTTGCCGCCGCTGTCGCCCTGGCCGGCACCCCGGACGGCCTCCCACCGGGACAACCGCCGGGACCACCGGCGCGCCAACGGCCGTCAGCGGGGGTCAGCCGGCGGGCAGCGGCGGGAGTGCCTCTTCATAGAGCCAGGGGTGGAGCACGGCCTCGGCGTCGATCCCGGTGACGCGGTGCGCTGCCAGGATAAAGTCCTCCGTCGTGACCGAGCCGTGGCGGCGGCCCCCGGTCCAGTCGTGCAGCAGTGCGAAGAATGCCAGATCGCCGCAACTGAGGCGGATCGCGTGCAGGGCGAGGGCGCCGCGTTTGTAGACACGGTCGTCGAACATCAGTTCCGGCCCGGGATCACCCACCAGCAGGTCCTGGTCCTCCGCCCTGAGCATCCGCCAGGCCGCCCGGGCCCGGTCGGCCACGGTCATGACCCGGGCCTCCTCGGACCATATCCATTCGGCGTAGCAGGCGAAACCTTCGTGCAGCCAGATATCCCTCCACGAGGCCGCGGTCAGTGAATTCCCGAACCACTGGTGGGACAGTTCGTGGGCGATCAGCCGCTGCGATTCCCAGTCCTGCCCCAGGTGGTTGCGGCCGAAAATGGACAGGGACTGCGCCTCCAGCGGGATTTCCAGGGCATCTTCTGTGACCACCACGGTGTAGCCGGCGAAGGGATACGGCCCAAAGCAGCTGGTGAAGGTGCGCATCATCTCCGGCTGGCGGGCGAGCCCGGTGCGCGCCTCGGCCGAGAGCTCCGCCGGCACCGCTGCCACCTGGGCGACGTCGCCGGCAGGCCGCTCCGGGTTGAGGGGAAGCAGTTCGTACCGGCCGATCTGGACCGTGGCGAGGTAGCTTGCCATCGGTTCGGACTGCTCGTAAACCCAGGTTTCGCGGCTGGACCGGGCCTGGTGGGAGACCAGCACACCGTTGCAGACGGCCCGGTAGTTCGCATCCGTGGTGACCGCGATCCGGTAGCTGGCCTTATCCCGCGGGTGGTCGTTGCAGGGGAACCAGGACGCCGCGCCGTTGGGCTGCCCGGCGACCAGGACGCCGTCGGTCAGCTCCTCCCAGCCCACCTCCCCCCAGAGCCCGCGGCGCGGGGCCGGATTGCCCTCGTAGCGGATGTCGAGGGTGAATTCGTCGCCGGGCAGCAGCGCCGCGTCCGGCACCACAACGAGGCGTTCGGCCCGCTGGGTGAACTTGCGCACTTTCCGGCCCGGCATCAGCACCTTGGTGGCCCGGAGCCCCGTCAGGTCCAGGACAATCGCCGAGCTCTGGCGCCGCGCGACCGCGTGCAGCGTCGCCCTGCCGGCGAGGTGGTTGCTGTTGATCCGGTAGTCGAGCTCGAGCTCGTAGCGGGTCACCCGGTAGACCTCGGTGCCGTGGCCGGGCATGTACGGGTCCGGGGCCTCGGCGGGCAGTTCGGGAGGCAATTCAGCGGGAAATTCCTCGGCGGCTGAAGCGGTTGGACTCATCAGTTGGCCTTAGTGGTTGCGGTGGGCGTGGTGCTCTCGGTGTGTCCTGCACGGACGGGGCGGGGCTACTTCGGCTTGGGCGCCGGAACGTCCGGGCCGCCCCACGGACTGACCGGATTTCCCATCCAGTAGGTGGCGGCCGGCACCGTTTCACCCCTCATCACGAGTGATGCCGGGCCGACCGTGCCACCCTTGCCGATCCGGGCGCGCGGCAGGATCACTCCGTGCGGGCCCATCGTGGCCCCGTCTTCGAGGGTAACAGTGTCAATGCTCATCACCCGGTCGTGGAACAGATGGGTCTGGACCACGCAGCCGCGGTTGACCGTGGCGCTGCGGCCCAGGGTGACAAGGTCCGCCTCGGGGAGCCAGTAGCTTTCGCACCACGTTCCGGCTCCGATCTTGGCGCCGAGGGCGCGCAGCCACCACACCAGCGCCGGGGTGCCGGACGCGGCCCGCGCGAACCACGGGGCGCTGACCATTTCGATGAAGGTGTCCACCACCTCATTCCGCCAGATGAAGGAGCTCCAGAGCGGGTGCTCGCCGGGGCGGATGCGTCCCACCAGAAGCCACTTGGCGACGACGGCGCTTCCGGCGGCGACGGCGCCGGCCAGCAGGACCACCATACCGCCCAGCAGCGCCGCCACGGCGTAGTTGAAGGTGCCGGCCAGCCAGTCGAGGGCCACCAGCACGCCGGCGGCGACGGCGACGGTGAGCACCAGCGGGACAAAGCGGCAGAGCTCCCACAGGGCACGCGCCAGCTTGAGCCGCCGGGGCGGCTGGAAGGTGCGGGTGTCGTCCGAGGCGATGGCGGTCCGTCGCAGCCGCACCGGCGGGCTGCCCAGCCAGGACGTGCCGGACTTCGCCTTCGCAGGGGTGGCCGAGAGCACGGCCACGAGGGAGTTCTTGGGGACGTTCCGTCCCGCGGCGGTCATCCCGGAGTTGCCGAGGAAGGAGCGTTTCCCCACTTTCGCGGGCGCGATCCGCATCCAGCCGCCGCCGAGCTCGTAGGACGCGATCAACGTGTCATCGGCGAGGAAGGCGCCTTCGCCCACGGTCGTCATTTTCGGGATCAGCAACACCGTGGACGCCTCCACGTTCCTGCCGACCCTGGCCCCGAGCAGCCGCAGCCAGACGGGGGTGAACAGGCTGGCATAGACCGGAAACAGCAGGTCGCGGGCCAAGTCGAGGACCCGCTCAGTCGCCCAGACCTGCCAGCCCATCCGGCTGCGCACCCGGTAATAGCCGGCGCGCAGGCCGATCCCGAGGAGCCGCGTGCTGGCGAGGACCAGCGCCAGGTTTGTGCCGAACCACGCCAAGGCGGCCAGCGGGAGCGACACAGCCAGCTGCGGCAGGGCCTCGGCCAGTGAGTCCCGGCCCTGGATGAAGCCGAACATCACCAGCGCGGCGGCCGCGGCGGACAGGTAGGGGATCAGGGCCAGCACGGCCGAGGCGGAGGCGAAGCCGGCAAACCAGAGCCGGCCGATCAGGTGGTGCTCCGGCGGGGCGTCCGGCCAGCCTTGTTTGGCCTTGCCGCGGCGTTCCGCCGGGGACCCGGCCACCAAGTGACCGGCCTTGACCCGACCGAGGACGGCGGAGCCTGGTTCCACCTGCGCCCCGGCCCCGATGCTCGCACCGGGCATGAGGGTGCTGCGGGCGCCGACGACGGCCCCGGCGCCGATGCGGATCGCGCCGATGTGGACAGAGTCGCCGTCGATCCACCAGCCGGACAGATCGACCTCGGGTTCGATGTTGCAGCCGTTGCCCAGCGACAGCATTCCCGTGACCGGCGGCAGCGAGTGGAGTTGGACGTTGGCGCCAATGGTGGCGCCGAGGGCCCGTGCGTAGTACGGCACCCACGGCGCGCTGGCCAGGCTGATGGCGCCGGCCAGGTCCTGGATCTGCTCGGCCAGCCACAGGCGCAGGTGCACCTTGCCCGAGCGGGGGTAGCGTCCCTCGGCGACGTTGCGCAGCAGGAGCCGGGCCGCGGCGACCGAGATCGCCATCCGCCCGGCCGGGCTCACGAACACCAGCCAGGATGCGGCCACCCACCACCAGGACAGCGTCGGCGCCGCGGTGAAACCGGCCAGGGACGACAGCAGGTTGTTTGCCACCATCAGGTACGTCAGCCAGCGCATGCCGACGAGGATATGCAGCGGAACCCCCAGCAGCGTCTGGGCCCATTGGGCGCGGCGGGAGGTGGGACGCACGGATCGCTCGCCGGCGGCGGCGGCTCCGCCCTCCGGCAGGGACTGGCGGGCGGCGTCGATCAAGGCGCCGATCCGGGGTGTCGCGTAGATGTCCGCCACCGTGATCGTCGGGTAGCGCACCCGCAGGGCGGAGACAAGTTGGGCCGCGGCCAGGGAACCGCCGCCGAAGGCGAAGAAGTCGGCGTCCAGGTCCGCAACGGTCCCGCCCAGCACGGCACTCCACTGTTCGACGATCCAGCGGGCGTCGTCAGGCAGGTTCAACGGCGCCGACGCGGCGTCCGCGGCCCCTGCGCCGGCCAGCGGCCACGGCAGGGCATGCCGGTCCACCTTGCCGCTGGTTTTGGTCGGCAGGGCGTCCACGACGGTAAGCAGCGGGATCAGCGGGGCGGGCAGGCTGGAGGCGAGCAGGGCCCGCGCGGCCGCCAGGTCCAGCTCGCGGCCGTCGACCGGGGAGAGGTAACCGACCAGCACCTGGTTCCCGGCCGCCGTCGTGCGGACCGCCGCCGCCGCGCCGGCGACGTCGGGCAGGGACTGGAGCGCGGCGTCGATCTCGCCGAGCTCGATCCGGCGGCCGCCGAGTTTGACCTGTTCGTCGGCACGGCCCACGAAGAGCAGGCCCGCCCGTTCGTAGCGGACCAGATCCCCGGAGCGGTAGGCCCGGGACCAGCCCAGGGCCGGCAGCGGAGCGTATTTTTCCGCGTCCTTGGCCGGATCGAGGTAGCGGGCAAGCCCGACGCCGCCGATGATCAGCTCCCCGATGCCGCCCTCGGCGACCGGCACCCCGTCGGAGCCGACGACGGCGAGGTCCCAGCCGTCCAGTGGCAGTCCGATCCGGACCGGTCCCGGCCCGCCCAGCGGCGCGGCGCAGGCGACGACGGTGGTCTCGGTGGGCCCGTAGGTGTTCCAGACCTCGCGTCCGTCCACGGCGAGGCGCTCGGCAAGTTCGGGCGGGCAGGCCTCGCCGCCGAAGATCAGCAGCCGGACACTTTCCAGCGACTCGACGGGCCACAGCGCGGCGAGCGTGGGCACCGTGGACACCACCGTGATGCCATGGTTGATGAGCCACGGGCCGAGGTCCATGCCGGTCCGGACCAAGGCCCGGGGCGCCGGGACCAGGCATGCCCCGTTCCGCCACGCGAGCCACATTTCCTCGCAGGAGGCGTCGAAGGCGACCGAGAGTCCGGCCAGCACCCGGTCCTGGGGTCCCACCGGCTCGGCCTGCAGGAAGATCCGCGCCTCGGCGTCGACGAACGCGGCTGCCGAGCTGTGCCGCACCGCGACGCCTTTGGGGGTGCCGGTGGATCCGGAGGTGAAAATGACCCAGGCGTCGTCGGCGGGGACCGGCTGCCTGGCGGCCGGGAACGGCCGGGGGCGGGCGGTGTCCGCGACGATGGTGCCGCCGGCGCGCATGATTCCGGAGACGCGGGCCTCGCCGAACACCAGTTTGGCGCGCTCGTCGGGGTCGTCAGCGTCCACCGGAACGTAGGCGGCCCCGACGAACATCACGGCCAGGATGGAGATGTAGAGCTCGTTGGTGCCCGAGGGGATCCGGACGCCGATCTTGTCGCCGGCGCCGAGCCCGGCGAGGTGCAGCTTCCTCGCGGCGGCACGGACCTCGTCCATCAGCTGGGCATAGCTGAGGGAACGGTGACCGTCGTCGAGCGCGGAGGCATCCGGGAAGCGGGCGGCGGTGTCCTGCAGGACATCGATCAGCGTCCGTTCCGGCGGTGCAGCGAAGGCACCCGCCAGCTGCGGCTGGTAGGTGGGGCTGGCCGGGGGAGTGCCGCCGGCGGGCGGTAGCTGCTCGATCACAGCGTGATTCTCCTCGGGGCAGATGAACGGGAGAATTCGGCGTCGCTCCCGTGCGGGATCAGGGAACCAGGATGACTTTGCCGGTGGTGCGCCGCTGCTCCAGGTCGGTGTGGGCCGTGGCGGCGTCGGCGAGGTCGTAGCGGGCGCCGATCCGGACCTTGAGGCTGCCGTCCGCCACGGCGGCGAAGAGCTCGTCGGAGCGCCAGCGGCGTTCCTGTGCGTCCTGGAGGAAGTGCGTGATCGTCGGCCGGGTCAGGTACAGCGAGCCTCCGGCGTTCAAACGTTGCGGGTCGAACGGCGGCACCGGACCCGATGCCGCGCCGAAGAGCACCAGCGTGCCGCGGATCCGGAGGGCAGCCAGCGATCCGTCGAAGGTGTCCTTCCCGACGCCGTCGTACACCACGTGCGCGCCGGCGCCGCCGGTCAGTTCGCGCACCCTGGCGGCGAAGCCGTCGTAACGCAGCACGTGGTCGGCGCCGGCTTCGCGGGCCAGCGCTTCCTTCTCGTCGGTGGAGACCGTGGTGATGACGTTCGCGCCCCGGGCCTTGAGCAGCTGGATCAGGAGCAGGCCGACGCCGCCGGCGCCGGCGTGCAGCAGCACCGTGTGGCCCGGTTCCACCTTGAAGGAGGAGTTGATCAGGTAGTGCGCGGTGATGCCCTGCAGGGGGAGCGCGGCAGCGGTGAAGTCGTCGACGCCGCGCGGCACCGGCAGCGCCTTGTCCGCGTCCACGAGGGCGTACCCGGCGTAGCAGTTGACGCCCTCGGCCGTCGCCACCCGGTCACCGGCGGAGAAGCCGGTCACGCCGTCGCCGGTTTCCTCCACGGTTCCGGAGGCCTCGGAACCCGGGGTGAAGGGGTACTGCACCTTGTAGACGCCGCTGCGCTTGTAGGTGTCGATGAAGTTCACGCCCACGGCGGCGACCTTGATCAGCAGCTGGCCGGGGCCCGGAACCGGACGGTCGACTTCTGCCAGTTCGAGGACCTCGGGTCCGCCGGACTGCCGGGCCACAATTGCGTGCGTCATGTGTCTCCTTCTGAAGTGCAGCGCTGCGATTCATCAGCGCACCGAATTATCAGCGCACCGGGGGAGAAGGGTTTCTCGGCCCGGATCCTGAGACCATCCTAGGGACAGGGCCGCGCCGGGCGAAGCATGCCCGGCCGGAGGCTAGTAACGGCGGGTAACGGTGGCCATCGGGCATTCGAAGTGGCGGCCCGCGGCGAGGCCGACGTCGTTGAGGTAGCGCACGATGATGCCGTAGGACTGAAGCAGCGTGGTTTCGGTATACGGGACCTGGTGCTTGGCGCAGAACTCGCGAACGATCACTGCCGCCTTGTCCAGCTGCGGGCGCGCCATGTCCGGGAAGAGGTGATGCTCGGCCTGGCGGTTGAGGCCACCGAGCAGGATGTCCATAAAGCGGCCGCCGGAGATGTTTCGCGAGGTCAGGACCTGGCGGCTGAAGAAGTCCACCCGGCTGTCTGCAGGCAGCACCGGCATGCCCTTGTGGTTTGGTGCGAAGGAGGCGCCCATGTAGAAGCCGAAGACGGCGAGTTGCACACCGATGAAGGCAAACGCCATGCCCAAGGGCAGGAACGTGAAGGCGAGGACCGGCAGCACGCTCAGGCGGGCCACCAGGATGGGGATCTCCACCCAGCGGTGCGTGACCTTGGCGCGCTGGAAGATGAACTTGACCGAATCGATCTGCAGGCCAAGGCCGACCAGGAACAGCAGCGGGAAGAAGAACCAGCCCTGCTTGCGGGTCAGGAAGGAGAACCGCCCCTGCCGGGTTGCGGCGGCTTCCGGGAAGAAGGCGATCGCGCCGGTGGCGATGTCCGGGTCCTTGGAGATGACGTTGGGGTGGTTGTGGTGCGCGCCGTGCTTTTGCTCCCACCAGGAGTAGCTGATGCCGGCCACGGAGGTGGCGAGCAGCCGCGCGGCCCAGTCGTTGGCGCGGCGCGAGGCGAAGATCTGCCGGTGCCCGGCCTCGTGGGCCAGGAAGCTCAGCTGGGTGCAGAGAATGCCCAGGGCGGCGGCGATAAGGAGCTGGAACCAGCTGTCACCGATCAGGGCGAACCCGAACCAGGTGGCGGTCATCAGCAGGACCAAAACGGAAAACACCGTGAGGTAGAACCCGGTGCGGCGTTCCAGCAGGCCTTCGGCCTTGACGCGCTTCAGCAGCTCGGAATAGCTCAGGACGACGGTGTTCGGTTGCCGGACCCGCGGCTGCGGGCGCGCCGGTTTTTCGGCGGAAAGTGTGGTGGTGGGGGTCATGGAACGCATGCCTCGTAACTGTTACGGGCAACGCTGCAGCTGACATTTGCAGCGGCACGGTCTGGATCACCCTCTACCCAGCATACGCGGGAGGTTGGCGCGGTGGGGCCGAGGCGCAGGGCACGGCCAACTAGATGCATAAATATCGGGTTCTATGCATAGTCTTGCTGTATACTCGGGGCTATGACTATTTCTGTTGCCGTCTCCGGTGCGAGCGGCTACGCCGGCGGCGAAGTCCTGAGGCTCCTGGCCGGTCATCCCGACGTCACCATCGGCGCCATCACCGCGCACAGCAACGCCGGTTCCAGACTAGGGGAATTGCAGCCGCATCTCCACGGTCTGGCGGACCGGATCCTCGAGGACACCACCGTGGAGAACCTCGCCGGGCACGACGTGGTGTTCCTCGCGCTGCCGCACGGCGCGTCCGCGGCGATCGCAGCGCAGCTGCCGGAAGGCACCGTGGTGATCGACGCCGGCGCGGACCACCGGCTGGAGGACCCGGCGGCGTGGGAGAAGTTCTACGGCTCGCCGCACGCCGGCACCTGGCCCTACGGCCTGCCCGAACTTCCGGGCCAGCGTGAGGCCCTCCGCGGCGCCAAGCGGATCGCCGTGCCCGGCTGCTACCCGACGTCGGCACTGCTGGCCCTCACCCCGGGCTTCAGCAACCACCTGCTCCAGGCCGACGACGTCGTGATCGTTTCCGCGTCCGGCACCTCCGGGGCCGGCAAAGCCGCGAAGGTGAACCTCATCGGCGCCGAGGTGATGGGCTCGATGAGCCCCTACGGCGTCGGCGGCGGGCACCGGCACACCCCGGAGATCGAGCAGGGTCTCTCCAAGGCACTGAATGCCCCGGTTACCGTCTCCTTCACCCCCACCCTGGCTCCGATGAGCCGCGGCATCCTCACGACCGCCACGGCGAAGGTACGCCCGGGCGTGACGGCCGAGGAACTGCGGCGCGCCTGGGCCGAGGCCTACGACGAGGAACCGTTCGTCCACCTGCTGCCGGAAGGCCAGTGGCCCTCCACCAAGTCCGTGCAGGGTTCCAACCACGCCGTGATGCAGCTGGCCCTCGACGCCCGCGCCGGCCGGGTGATCGTCACCTGCGCCATCGACAACCTCACCAAGGGGACCGCCGGCGGCGCCGTGCAGTCCATGAACATTGCCCTCGGCCTGGCGGAAACCGCCGGCCTCGAACTGCAGGGAGTCGCACCGTGAGCATCACCGCCCCCCAGGGATTCCGCGCCGCCGGCGTCAAGGCCGGCCTGAAGGCCTCCGGAAACCCGGACCTGGCCCTTGTGGTCAACGACGGCCCCAACAAGGCCGCCGCCGCCGTCTTCACCTCCAACCGGGTGGCCGCGGCCCCCGTGCACTGGTCCCGCGAGGTCATCAAGGACGGCCGCGTGGACGCCGTCATCCTCAACTCCGGCGGCGCCAACGCCTGCACCGGACCGCAGGGCTTCCAAAACACGCACACCACCGCGGAAAAGGCCGCAGAGGCCCTTGGCGCTTCCGCGACGGACATTTTCGTCTGCTCCACCGGCCTGATCGGCGAGCAGCTTCCGATGGACAAGCTGGTCCCGGCCATCAGCGTCGCGGCCGGGGAGCTGAGCGCCGACGGCGGCCCGGCCGCCGCCACCGCCATCATGACCACCGACTCGGTCTCCAAGCAGGCGCTCTTCACCGGCACCGACGCCGAGGGCCGGGAGTTCACCATCGGCGGCATGGCCAAGGGCGCAGGCATGCTCGCCCCGGGCCTGGCCACCATGCTCGTCGTCCTGACCACGGACGCGGACGTCCAGCCCGAACTGCTCGACGTTGCCCTCCGCGACGCCACCCGCGTCACCTTCGACCGGGCCGACTCGGACGGTTGCATGTCCACCAACGACACCGTGGTGCTGCTCGCCTCCGGCGCCTCGGGGTCCGTGCCATCCGCCGCCGACTTCGGCAAGGGCCTCACCCAGGTCTGCGCCGACCTGGCCCGCAAGCTGATCGGCGACGCCGAGGGCGCCAGCCATGACATTGCCATCCGCACCTTCAACGCCGCCAGCGAAAAGGACGCCGAAGTGGTCAGCCGGGCCGTGGCCCGCTCCAACCTCTTCAAGACGGCGATCTTCGGCAAGGACCCCAACTGGGGCCGGGTGCTCTCCGCCGTCGGCACCACCGACGCGGCCTTCGAACCGGACCAGCTCAATGTGTCGATGAACGGCGTGCAGATCTGCCGCAACGGCAGCATCGGCGACGACCGGAACCTCGTGGACCTGGAACCGCGCGAAGTCCTCGTCGAGATCGACCTGCAGGCCGGGGCCGCCGAGGCGACGATCTGGACCAACGACCTCACGCACGACTACGTCCACGAAAACAGCGCCTACTCCAGCTAGGCCGGCCCGGGAGGGACAAACAACAGTTGGGACGAACAGCATGAACACGCAGACCCGCGAAACCACCTCCATGGCAGATGCCCGGGGCAAGGCCGGCACCCTGATCGAGGCGCTGCCCTGGATCCAGCGCTTCGCCGGGACCACCATGG
The nucleotide sequence above comes from Arthrobacter sp. KBS0702. Encoded proteins:
- the argC gene encoding N-acetyl-gamma-glutamyl-phosphate reductase; this encodes MTISVAVSGASGYAGGEVLRLLAGHPDVTIGAITAHSNAGSRLGELQPHLHGLADRILEDTTVENLAGHDVVFLALPHGASAAIAAQLPEGTVVIDAGADHRLEDPAAWEKFYGSPHAGTWPYGLPELPGQREALRGAKRIAVPGCYPTSALLALTPGFSNHLLQADDVVIVSASGTSGAGKAAKVNLIGAEVMGSMSPYGVGGGHRHTPEIEQGLSKALNAPVTVSFTPTLAPMSRGILTTATAKVRPGVTAEELRRAWAEAYDEEPFVHLLPEGQWPSTKSVQGSNHAVMQLALDARAGRVIVTCAIDNLTKGTAGGAVQSMNIALGLAETAGLELQGVAP
- a CDS encoding Pls/PosA family non-ribosomal peptide synthetase, which encodes MIEQLPPAGGTPPASPTYQPQLAGAFAAPPERTLIDVLQDTAARFPDASALDDGHRSLSYAQLMDEVRAAARKLHLAGLGAGDKIGVRIPSGTNELYISILAVMFVGAAYVPVDADDPDERAKLVFGEARVSGIMRAGGTIVADTARPRPFPAARQPVPADDAWVIFTSGSTGTPKGVAVRHSSAAAFVDAEARIFLQAEPVGPQDRVLAGLSVAFDASCEEMWLAWRNGACLVPAPRALVRTGMDLGPWLINHGITVVSTVPTLAALWPVESLESVRLLIFGGEACPPELAERLAVDGREVWNTYGPTETTVVACAAPLGGPGPVRIGLPLDGWDLAVVGSDGVPVAEGGIGELIIGGVGLARYLDPAKDAEKYAPLPALGWSRAYRSGDLVRYERAGLLFVGRADEQVKLGGRRIELGEIDAALQSLPDVAGAAAAVRTTAAGNQVLVGYLSPVDGRELDLAAARALLASSLPAPLIPLLTVVDALPTKTSGKVDRHALPWPLAGAGAADAASAPLNLPDDARWIVEQWSAVLGGTVADLDADFFAFGGGSLAAAQLVSALRVRYPTITVADIYATPRIGALIDAARQSLPEGGAAAAGERSVRPTSRRAQWAQTLLGVPLHILVGMRWLTYLMVANNLLSSLAGFTAAPTLSWWWVAASWLVFVSPAGRMAISVAAARLLLRNVAEGRYPRSGKVHLRLWLAEQIQDLAGAISLASAPWVPYYARALGATIGANVQLHSLPPVTGMLSLGNGCNIEPEVDLSGWWIDGDSVHIGAIRIGAGAVVGARSTLMPGASIGAGAQVEPGSAVLGRVKAGHLVAGSPAERRGKAKQGWPDAPPEHHLIGRLWFAGFASASAVLALIPYLSAAAAALVMFGFIQGRDSLAEALPQLAVSLPLAALAWFGTNLALVLASTRLLGIGLRAGYYRVRSRMGWQVWATERVLDLARDLLFPVYASLFTPVWLRLLGARVGRNVEASTVLLIPKMTTVGEGAFLADDTLIASYELGGGWMRIAPAKVGKRSFLGNSGMTAAGRNVPKNSLVAVLSATPAKAKSGTSWLGSPPVRLRRTAIASDDTRTFQPPRRLKLARALWELCRFVPLVLTVAVAAGVLVALDWLAGTFNYAVAALLGGMVVLLAGAVAAGSAVVAKWLLVGRIRPGEHPLWSSFIWRNEVVDTFIEMVSAPWFARAASGTPALVWWLRALGAKIGAGTWCESYWLPEADLVTLGRSATVNRGCVVQTHLFHDRVMSIDTVTLEDGATMGPHGVILPRARIGKGGTVGPASLVMRGETVPAATYWMGNPVSPWGGPDVPAPKPK
- the argJ gene encoding bifunctional glutamate N-acetyltransferase/amino-acid acetyltransferase ArgJ; translation: MSITAPQGFRAAGVKAGLKASGNPDLALVVNDGPNKAAAAVFTSNRVAAAPVHWSREVIKDGRVDAVILNSGGANACTGPQGFQNTHTTAEKAAEALGASATDIFVCSTGLIGEQLPMDKLVPAISVAAGELSADGGPAAATAIMTTDSVSKQALFTGTDAEGREFTIGGMAKGAGMLAPGLATMLVVLTTDADVQPELLDVALRDATRVTFDRADSDGCMSTNDTVVLLASGASGSVPSAADFGKGLTQVCADLARKLIGDAEGASHDIAIRTFNAASEKDAEVVSRAVARSNLFKTAIFGKDPNWGRVLSAVGTTDAAFEPDQLNVSMNGVQICRNGSIGDDRNLVDLEPREVLVEIDLQAGAAEATIWTNDLTHDYVHENSAYSS
- a CDS encoding quinone oxidoreductase encodes the protein MTHAIVARQSGGPEVLELAEVDRPVPGPGQLLIKVAAVGVNFIDTYKRSGVYKVQYPFTPGSEASGTVEETGDGVTGFSAGDRVATAEGVNCYAGYALVDADKALPVPRGVDDFTAAALPLQGITAHYLINSSFKVEPGHTVLLHAGAGGVGLLLIQLLKARGANVITTVSTDEKEALAREAGADHVLRYDGFAARVRELTGGAGAHVVYDGVGKDTFDGSLAALRIRGTLVLFGAASGPVPPFDPQRLNAGGSLYLTRPTITHFLQDAQERRWRSDELFAAVADGSLKVRIGARYDLADAATAHTDLEQRRTTGKVILVP
- a CDS encoding acyl-CoA desaturase, which produces MTPTTTLSAEKPARPQPRVRQPNTVVLSYSELLKRVKAEGLLERRTGFYLTVFSVLVLLMTATWFGFALIGDSWFQLLIAAALGILCTQLSFLAHEAGHRQIFASRRANDWAARLLATSVAGISYSWWEQKHGAHHNHPNVISKDPDIATGAIAFFPEAAATRQGRFSFLTRKQGWFFFPLLFLVGLGLQIDSVKFIFQRAKVTHRWVEIPILVARLSVLPVLAFTFLPLGMAFAFIGVQLAVFGFYMGASFAPNHKGMPVLPADSRVDFFSRQVLTSRNISGGRFMDILLGGLNRQAEHHLFPDMARPQLDKAAVIVREFCAKHQVPYTETTLLQSYGIIVRYLNDVGLAAGRHFECPMATVTRRY